The nucleotide sequence tcctagattggctaggtgtcacttgggagcctccgacaagattgtggagttgaaccaaggagtttgtaagggcaaggagatcgcctacttcgtgaagatctaccgctagtgaggcaagtccttcgtgggcgacggccatggtgggatagacaaggttgcttcttcgtggacccttcttgggtggagccctccgtggactcgcgcagtcgttacccttcgtgggtttaagtctccatcaacgtggatgtacgatagcaccacctatcggaaccacgacaaaaacatccgtgtctccaattgtgtttgaattctccaaacccttcccctttacattcttgcaagttgcatgctttaatttccgctgcccatatactcttttcatgctttcttgaattgtgtgtagattgcttgacttgtgcaagaatagctaaaatctgctaaagactaaaattgggaaaaggttaagtttttaataggtcaagtagtctaatcacccccccccctctagacatacttcaagatcctataATGTCAATTACATTATTAAATGGATTGTTAATAATAGGGCActtagcctgctaattggccaattagcctgctaattgggtttccctgttacaaacggttattgagaaaacaccgtgggcgatgacctcaggcaatgcacacagtttctaggaataaaccatgttggatcaatgaacaatcacacacgacattctcttgaaaactgtttacgTTACGCCACCTTAcgcaaatgttttccttggagtgcCTATATGGGATGTATGTACAAATAGAAagtttagtggggactgactgtgtgggatgtacttacgaccagaaatgattttgcctgtgtagttgtatttttagcactactgtacgtataatcGTATTTGGTCACTCGTCGGTCTcacatgacctcattttgtcgagcgtgtgtgccaggagggcatatccccggcggtttctgggtcgtgtcggaaggaccccctatcgcagtcactcactaggtgatggttccgaacgccgtcgctgaaaggggttaaaaaccatttgtatagcatcgACATGTACCagtgcatgatcaagtaacaaactattcacatgctAAAGTATAGAgcataaagtttcttgaaaactaacaaactatgttctcaatcatcaaaggattgcaattcatcttactttcaggaagggtctatgtaagagcttggatttagcaaattccacatactcaactatcaaatAGTCtttcatgattgctaacactcaaaacatatttttagaaaaaatagcAACCAtcaaacacaaagaaagataggggcttaatgtttcgcctcccaacttatttatcatatagataattgtcaacaataacaattcatggttaaatatatttgaatggccatatatgcttggatctttccccatcacatgatacttgccaactagagaacaattgaggttgaaatgagaaggaatactattgactcttgcataaaactaaatacgtaaaagtaaaaaagataggccctttgcagagggaagcagaggttgtcatgcactttttatttttgaatgtgcaaacccttaatgcaaaggaacgtcacattatatttcctttgtgatagcaacctttattatgcagttcatcACTTTTATTTCTTACCATTGCAAGTTCGTACAAgacttattttcccttacaataaaatatTATACATATTCAGGAGCAATGTATTgcttttttgcaccgatgacaacttacttgaagaatcttattcaatccataggtagatatggtgaacACTTAAGGCAAGAAACTAGGATTAagagtttttggatgcacaagtagtatctctacttagtacaaatttttggctagcaaaagatcttaagcaagcaccacatgttggaggatccctAACAATATagcttctatacaaatatacccaaacataactcattacgttgtctttcttgtccaacttcaactaatttgctcaagtttgaaaataattaatggggctcgcaatcataaaagatgtccaagatagtatatttatatgtgaaatctgccttcctttctttcatgaattgttcaagcgaGCAAcattgtgtttgctaactttcaataaattttaccacctatacttcttatatgtgaagtcattactccccatgggataagcatatgaaacatatataattttgtatttatgatattcaattttcattcaaccatttactcataggatataagtgaagcacgagagtaaatgacaaactactccaaaaagatatgagtgaagatcaatgagtagtcaaataattaaatagttatgtgaagactctctctcattaaaaaatagatcttaagtattttattcaaacaacaatcaaaacaaaataaaatgacattccaaggatagcacatatcatgtgaagaagcaaaaacttactctcaaccaaaactgaccgatcattgttgaaCAAGAAAGGTGGGATGCTAACCAGGCAACCCCTaagcttagatgtttgagacttcttgaaatattaactagggatgccttgggcatccccaagcttgagcttttgtctcTCCTTAATTTCTCTCATATCACCATTTCCCTCAAAAACTTCATCcccacaaaactcaacaagaactcgtgagataagttagtaaaaATCAATGCAAAACTTTACCATTCTcaactgtagaaaatcactaaaattataatttgactttgcatattaaatgcctctcaatatttaatactcccatcctcaaatagaatcattaaacaagcaagcatatgcaaataaTGCAATTGTAACAGCAATATGtcaaaacaggacagtctataaagGATGCAATAATgttcatacttccctaactccaaaaactctgaaaaaatACCACACTGTAAAAAAATTGTTATAGCTCACTGTGAAAaattttcaagattttatcatgttctgaatattcacaaatattcaaagcATAACaataaactttttgttttcaaacagcaacatacaaacttgcaaaataagcatggtcagggctatacttgacatttttattgaaataaaagatgcaaaacattcaAAAATTCTTTtctgagcccgggctcatctgcacccacgctgaataaaaaattcaaaacaaatactagaaaattcaagaaaatccaTTTTTTCCCATGGTAGACAATTTGGTGCGTGAGGTCCGACCCAATTTTCATATAATTTGCACAACTTAGCAACTCTCGGGAAAAAAGACAAATTCGGGGTCTGTAAAACAGTTTACTGTTCACGTACtattttgacccgatttgtcttttttgctgagagttaCTCATATGTCCAAATGAGCTAATATTTAGAGCGAGCCTCACGCAATAAATTGTCTACCATGGGAAtaaatttggatttttttgaaattttctagtatttttttgatttttttctaatCGGGTGCacatgagcctgggcaccgaatcgATGCACtccaaaacattactctaaataacagaaagcaaatactaataaaataaaatgaagctccaagaaaaactcatatcatgtgacgaataaaaatatagctccaaatgaggttaccgataatgttggtgacaaaagaggggatgccttccggggcatccccaagcatagttgcttgggtattccttgaatactaccttgggatgccttgggaatccctaagcttagggtcatgccactccttattcttcgcatatcgatatctcacccaaaacttgaaaacttcaatcacacgaaatttaacggaacttcgtgagataggttagtatagtaaaacaaatcattcacttgggtactttcaaagacaagattcataattgtttccacattatGCCTACTGTATTCCATAATTTCCATAaattatattaagcaatataagccataaaacaagcaaactatgcattgaaaacagaatctgtcaaaaacataacagtatgTAATGATCTGAATATTAGCCAAATTTAtttagctccaaaaattatgaaaaaataggaaaacatgggaaatttatatataaatcatgtgtaggaaaactcagaatttttggacacTACAGTAAATTATCAAAATTCCTGTACTGCacgtaaaagtttctatttttgcacagaatccAGTAAACCATCATCCAcaccatcccaaaggctttacttggcactttattggccGTCTCCCGTATCCATGTTGGCGGACAAGTCCGGACCATTCCGTGGAGAAACAATGTGTCTGTTTTGAGAGTCGGCACTAGAGATGCCCTAACCCTTGAATGTGAATAGTCAAATTCAAAGATCAAGACCTTGAACTTGGTGAAATGAACTAGAATTTTCAAGAACGAACTTTGAAGTTATGGTTCTCCACGTGTCAATTCAAAATCACGGTACAATTTTTCTAAACGGGACACTTATATTTAGAATTTTTAGAAGTCAACTGTTGAACTTGTTATTTCTTAAGGACATGTAAAATTTTAGATTATAAACTTTTGCAAAGGCTCTGGTTAAAGCCTAATCATCAAAGTAGATATCTCACACTATTACTTTTAAAACGGTGTAATTTTGGATGAGAATTGCGTGGTCTTTCGATATGGTTGACAATATGAAGGTAGGAACCATAGCCACCACAAGTCCCCTCGTACTCACCGACTGATTTCGTCGGTCTCCCTCGCCTTCGCAGACTGTTTCGGCGTCAGGAAGCTAGGAGGATCATGGATCTTCACACTCACAGGGAATTTTGCTTTGATGTGTTAGTTCTTAGTGTGTCTGTGCCGTTTGTTTTCGCAGTGGAGACATCACTTTGGTGAAATAAgtacctccatcctcaacctcatTGAGTGGCAATGGTTCCGACATTGCCGTGGGGTGCGTGAGGATTGTGTTTCTTCAGATCTGATCGGTCGGATTATGGGGCGAAGGGGTGTCAACCACAGTCTTTCTCCCTCGGTTCACCGTGGTGCATGTGCCATCGTCAGTATGAGTTCTTAATTTCcaacatttttttcctttttggatATTTGCAATGAGTTTTTTTGCATTTAAAGATTCCCAACCCTCCCCCACCTAAAAATACTAGTAGAACGGTTGTGCGTTGCTAAGGGCTATAATACATATAAATGAAACAAATGATTAGAGTCGTATCTATGGTCCAAGCTCATTTCTCTCCATACACCCGGGTGAGTTCGGACATCAAACGGGCATCCATCAGGCGCCTCAAAATTCAACAGCCTGGACAGTTGGGACTTTCCCTAATCCAGACCATATGTGGGAGAGAAATGTGTTTGTATGGACTATCCACCATGTTATCTCCAATATGCGGTCCGAACACAAAAACCCCACCCCACGGCGCACCCTTCCCTTTTCCTGCCATACCCCACCCCCTACCACTCGGTTTCCGCCGTAGCAGGACATTTCTCGCCGGAACCCTCTCCTTTAAAACTGGATAACACCCTCCTTACCTTCACCACATGGCGCCCTCTCTCCATCACACCATACTCCCCATGAGCCGCAAAGGAGGAGTCCTCCACCACCGCCCCGCTCTCCACCCCGATCACTCCCCCTGTGTTCATGTCGATCCATCACCGCCATCAAGTGGGAGGAGGTGTGCGCCGCCCATGATGCCCCCCTCCCCGGGCCAAGAGGGAAGATCTGATGTCTTCTGAGCGAATGCCACGTTGTACCATATAGTTGAATATCGTGCATTACCACAAAACAAAAATATGATGTCCATTGTTGGGAATGAAACCGATACGCCATCATGTCCATTATTAACTCTTGAAGCAACCAACCTATGGTGACATATCGTGCGTTGAAACGAGAACATAAATATTTCAATGGTTCAACATAATAGTATGCCACATGTTCTTTTAGAATCCTAAGCCCTCGGTCCTCTTTTCTGCTTTGTGCAGCCGACATTTCAATCCAATTCCCTACATACACTTAATTTAGTGTACATTTATATATACATTAATAGTTTGAAGTATTTTGAGCAAGTAAAGAATGGCATTTTAGCAGCAACAAAATCTCTTGGTCCTAATTAGAAACCATCCATCACAGTAATTATTTATCCTTTTTTTTGCATTGGTGTTGGTGCTTAGATTGATTTTCTATGTTGGCCGTGAATAGGGCATGAATAATCATATATTTTCTGAACCACACAATGCCAACATGTATGATCTTGTATACCAATAAGGACTCACAACAACAAGCGCCAACCATGACAAGCACTATCACTATCAAACTCATCTTATCGTTTTCTGCATTTCGAGAGGGGAACAATTTAGACATAGAATGGAAAACTTAAGCATAATAAGTTTTTAGCAATTCTCTTCACCTGCAGAATAACTCGGTTTCTATTTCTTACCGTGCATAATACACGTCATGAATTTGTCGTCATATAGAAATACTCCCTCTATTCCCTTTTACATGCCACCCTCGTTTTGTGTTATTTAACTTTCTCACTATTTTTTATTGTACCATGGGAGACTTTGCTGAAATACTAACCCAATGATATATATTTTGTGAAATATAAGTATATAACCCATGGTAAAATATCATTTTTGAAAAGTATATGCGTCATGCATTGAGGGACGAAGAAGCCATGGGGTGTGTGTGAGGATTGTACTTCTTCAGATCTGATCGGTCGGATTACGGGGCGAAGGGGTGTCAATCACGGTGCTTCCGCCTCGGTTCACCGTGGTGCACGTGCCATTTTCAGTATGCGTTCTtaatttccaacattttttttccttttgaacatTTGCAATGAGTTTCTTGCATTTAAAGATTCCCACCCCTCTCCCACCTAAAAATATCTAGCGAAGACTGGTCACCGATTTTGCTTGCGGGCGCGCACAGCTGGAGCGTGGAGTGCCGCTCCATCCAAATACCACCGATCGGACACCCGGCTTTCCGCGCGAGCGCATGCATCAGCAGATAGGCtgacgcgcgcgcacacacaacgGAACACAGCAGCTTGTGATATCTATCCAACCTCTCGTACACGCACCTGCTGATAAACGCCTCGTCCGAGAGCCCAAAGGTAGCTATAGCTTCACCGAATCGAACATGGGAGAACACCACCTCCCGCCGGAGCCAACCGACCACCACAAAGGCGGAAAGGCCGTCCACGCCGACGACCTGaagcccgcccgccgccgccgctacggCTACTACGGCAGCACGGGCTCCGGGGCCCTGAGCACCATCTGCTCCGTCCTTCTGCTTCTGATCCTCCTCGCCGGCGTCATCGCGCTCGTGCTCTACCTCGTGTACCGCCCCAACAGCCCGGCCTTCAccgtcaccaacatcgccgtctACTCGCTCTCCAACGTCACCGGCCCCTCCGCGGGCCTGCCGGCCGCGGGTGCCCGGGCGCCGAACTCTGTGGCGGCGTCGTTCCAGTGCGCCCTCGTCATCCGCAACCCCAACGGGCGGTCGTCCGCGCGGTACGACCGGCTGACGGCGTACGTGGTGTACCGCGGGGAGGCCATCACGGCGCCGGCGGAGATGCCGCCGCTGGTGCAGGACCCGGACAGCGCGGTGGTAGTGGCGCCCGTGAtcgggggcggcggggcggcccCCGTGCCCGTGTCGCCGGAGGCCGCGGCGGCCCTGGCCAACGACGTGTCCTACGGCGTGGTGTCGCTGCGGGTGGTGCTGCTCGGCCGCGTGCGGTTCGTGTCCGGGCCGTTTCGGAGCGGGTGGCGCTCCATGTACGCGCGCTGCGACATGCTCGTCGGCGTTCGGAAGGCCCCGGGCAACGTCGGCGCCGCCGCTGTTCCCGAGGCGCCGCTGTTCGGCAACCCCTCCTGCAACGTCGATATATGATATACCGGCACGGCAGCCCCCGCCTGCGGCGTCGTTACATTGCATCAGACAAACAACTTGGCCGTGTGTCCGCGTCCGCGTGCCCTCTTCACCCGTGGTGTTTTGTGTGTCGAACTGTACCCCAATAACATGCAATGTTTTACGTTCATGAAGATTTCAATTCGTCCACTGTGAACGACCACGAGCAGGAGTTGTACATCACCTGCAAACATTTACGAGTTCCAATGGTGGCTGAACTCATCGGCATCGGCGGTTTGGAGTTTCCTTCTTTCATCGGAGGCATTATGGCTTTcttttttgagtttttcttttttaAACAAAGCAAAAGACttccattttcattgattaagaaaaaTGTTTAGACATAAGCCGCGAGCGGCAAAAAGAAAAAGTCCACTCTCGCGACATAAAAATACAAAGCTGCTTGGCTCCTGCCAAACTCCAAAGATGGGTCTCCTTTATTATTTTTGCAATAACAATGGAAGTTGGTGCGGAGACATTTTAAAAAATCCTTGCGTTGTGCTCCTTCCAAATTTCTCATGAGACAAGCATTAGGCAATTTTCTTCCTGCGGTCACCTCCACCATCCAGGCCTCATTTGGTTGTTGGGTAGGAAAATACCAGGGAAATAAACCCCTAGAGGGAGATTTCCCTGTTCTCATGAGATCCCTCCCCCCACGTGGGAGATGTTCCACTGCCCCAGGTGCCCAATTGGCAACAAGGGGGAGGGAAGGAAATCCCTCAAACAACACAGATAACAAACACAGCTCAAATAAGATCACCTGATAATGTATTGTAGCAATTAAGATCCAAGGGCTCTGATccacaaataattcaaaaaaaatacaaaatttCAAAATTCCTATAAACTGGAATTTTAAGAAATATTACAACTGATAACCATCAATTCACCAAGGTTCAAATATCAGCCGGGCCATATTTCATTGCGATCGTGTGTTGGCCTAAACTATTTTCATGTGCCATCATCGTTCAAGTTTGTGCACGACAAAATGTATT is from Triticum aestivum cultivar Chinese Spring chromosome 1B, IWGSC CS RefSeq v2.1, whole genome shotgun sequence and encodes:
- the LOC123129829 gene encoding NDR1/HIN1-like protein 1 gives rise to the protein MGEHHLPPEPTDHHKGGKAVHADDLKPARRRRYGYYGSTGSGALSTICSVLLLLILLAGVIALVLYLVYRPNSPAFTVTNIAVYSLSNVTGPSAGLPAAGARAPNSVAASFQCALVIRNPNGRSSARYDRLTAYVVYRGEAITAPAEMPPLVQDPDSAVVVAPVIGGGGAAPVPVSPEAAAALANDVSYGVVSLRVVLLGRVRFVSGPFRSGWRSMYARCDMLVGVRKAPGNVGAAAVPEAPLFGNPSCNVDI